A section of the bacterium genome encodes:
- a CDS encoding dienelactone hydrolase family protein translates to MRTILLWITIMCCAIAASASVKGVYVDYTVNGKEYQGYLAYNPEQKGLRPAVVVFPEWWGVNDYVKSRARELAGLGYVAFVADMYGKGVVTTLADSARQLAGAFYQDFSKFETMTNAAFEQLLKQEHVDSAKTAAIGFCFGGTAALELARSGADLKGCITFHGGLGTPTPEKAKNIKCPVLVLRGDADPFDEPAYLEGFEKSMTEAGAKYKVVSYPGAKHAFTNPNAGKAGLDGVEYNEAAEKASMEEMRAFFREIFAGKQE, encoded by the coding sequence ATGAGAACAATTCTGCTTTGGATAACAATCATGTGCTGTGCAATTGCCGCAAGTGCTTCCGTCAAGGGTGTGTATGTTGATTACACCGTGAACGGCAAGGAGTATCAGGGCTATCTGGCCTACAATCCGGAGCAAAAGGGTCTACGACCGGCAGTCGTCGTCTTTCCTGAATGGTGGGGAGTTAACGACTATGTCAAGAGCCGGGCACGCGAATTGGCGGGCTTAGGGTATGTTGCCTTTGTGGCCGATATGTACGGCAAGGGAGTCGTGACGACACTGGCTGATTCGGCGAGGCAGCTTGCCGGAGCATTCTATCAGGATTTTTCGAAATTTGAGACCATGACCAACGCGGCCTTCGAGCAGCTGCTGAAACAGGAGCATGTTGACAGCGCGAAGACGGCGGCCATCGGCTTTTGTTTTGGCGGAACAGCCGCACTCGAACTTGCTCGCAGCGGTGCAGACCTGAAGGGTTGCATCACCTTTCACGGCGGACTGGGTACGCCGACTCCGGAAAAGGCCAAGAACATCAAATGCCCCGTGCTGGTGCTGCGCGGGGATGCAGACCCGTTTGATGAGCCGGCCTACCTCGAAGGATTCGAGAAATCCATGACTGAGGCCGGCGCCAAATACAAAGTGGTGAGCTATCCCGGCGCGAAGCACGCCTTCACGAATCCGAATGCGGGCAAGGCGGGTTTGGACGGTGTGGAATACAACGAGGCGGCGGAGAAAGCTTCGATGGAGGAAATGCGCGCCTTCTTCCGCGAGATTTTTGCCGGCAAGCAGGAATAG
- a CDS encoding T9SS type A sorting domain-containing protein, with translation MKRMFVLLLAALCASTVFAQITLTQSNAPAMGSSMISYGTTAEVSFSPGSGANQTWDISSFGYEIDGGGTYVQPSTTPYEDTFPTATHCVTAGDNTWTYYRVATNGIYFLGFVALADTMEIIQNPDDDVLLIPFPCTMGTNWTSVMRISFEIIPGFVTTTVDSSLYTVDGWGTLTTPAWSAAALRASSHGYLSQYMNGMPIGETSETWDYAWFTQDGNRGASYTNIDATGPNFTTGEVGYTSEGTSDADPVRGPVAESFRVSQNYPNPFNPSTTLPIELAKSATVEVTIYNEVGQVVLQQSHNLTAGQHSLPIDGSAWSSGSYFAKVMAGNEVQATRMTLVK, from the coding sequence ATGAAAAGGATGTTCGTTTTACTGCTTGCGGCATTGTGCGCGAGCACAGTGTTTGCACAAATCACGCTGACACAGAGCAACGCGCCCGCCATGGGCTCGTCAATGATTAGCTATGGCACGACCGCAGAAGTGAGCTTCTCGCCCGGCTCCGGTGCGAATCAAACTTGGGATATCAGCAGCTTTGGTTACGAAATTGACGGCGGCGGCACCTATGTGCAGCCTTCCACAACACCGTATGAAGACACGTTCCCGACCGCGACTCATTGCGTGACTGCGGGCGACAACACGTGGACCTACTACCGCGTCGCAACAAACGGAATCTACTTCCTCGGTTTCGTTGCGCTTGCGGACACGATGGAAATCATTCAGAATCCCGATGACGACGTCTTGTTGATTCCATTCCCCTGCACAATGGGAACGAACTGGACCTCCGTCATGCGTATTTCCTTCGAGATTATTCCCGGCTTCGTCACGACGACAGTGGACAGCTCGCTGTATACGGTGGACGGCTGGGGTACACTGACGACCCCCGCGTGGAGTGCCGCCGCATTGCGCGCATCTTCGCACGGTTATCTGTCACAGTATATGAACGGTATGCCCATCGGCGAGACGTCGGAGACTTGGGACTATGCCTGGTTTACGCAGGACGGCAATCGCGGCGCATCCTACACCAACATTGATGCCACCGGACCCAATTTCACCACCGGAGAAGTCGGATACACGTCTGAAGGCACTTCCGACGCCGACCCCGTGCGCGGCCCCGTTGCCGAGAGTTTCCGTGTTTCGCAGAACTATCCCAATCCGTTCAACCCGAGCACGACGCTGCCGATTGAGCTTGCCAAGTCCGCCACCGTGGAAGTAACCATCTACAATGAAGTGGGACAAGTGGTGCTTCAGCAGTCGCACAATTTGACTGCCGGACAGCACAGTCTTCCCATTGACGGCAGCGCGTGGAGCAGCGGCAGCTACTTCGCCAAAGTTATGGCCGGAAACGAAGTCCAAGCCACTCGCATGACTCTCGTCAAGTAA
- a CDS encoding proprotein convertase P-domain-containing protein — translation MRVLLCLLSAFVCIETAIAQLVLTYESSDVPLAIPDGPGRSVESLLTINDYYPITDVNVILTITHTFVFDLAIYVEAPDEDVVRLYFHCSASGENLTDTHFDDEASMAICAGGPPYTGTFRPNHPLTPFDGRRNNGTWILRVADDAALDVGTLQSWSLEMTVDTTVNANLPPQVSVFTLGQNYPNPFNAATVLPLQLAYPAHIGLTIYALDGRTVRHSLMTLSAGLHNIPIDGSAWSSGTYLAEVAAGSHRKSVRMLLLK, via the coding sequence ATGCGCGTCTTATTATGCTTGTTATCTGCGTTCGTCTGTATTGAAACCGCTATCGCACAACTCGTTCTTACCTATGAATCGTCTGACGTGCCGCTCGCAATTCCCGACGGTCCGGGCAGAAGTGTCGAATCACTGCTGACCATCAACGACTACTATCCGATTACCGACGTCAACGTTATTCTAACCATTACGCACACCTTCGTGTTCGATTTGGCAATTTACGTCGAAGCACCGGATGAAGACGTCGTCAGACTTTACTTTCATTGCAGCGCTTCAGGCGAGAATCTGACCGACACACATTTCGACGACGAAGCCTCGATGGCCATTTGCGCCGGAGGGCCGCCTTACACAGGAACCTTTCGCCCCAACCATCCGCTGACTCCATTCGACGGCCGCCGCAACAACGGCACGTGGATTCTGCGTGTCGCCGACGATGCCGCTCTCGATGTTGGGACCTTGCAGTCATGGAGCCTCGAAATGACGGTGGACACGACAGTCAATGCGAACCTTCCGCCGCAGGTGTCGGTCTTCACGCTTGGACAGAACTATCCGAATCCTTTCAATGCCGCCACGGTTTTGCCGCTTCAGTTGGCCTACCCTGCTCACATCGGACTGACAATCTATGCTCTCGACGGCCGCACCGTCCGGCACAGCCTGATGACACTTTCCGCCGGACTGCATAACATACCCATTGACGGCTCCGCATGGAGCAGCGGCACCTACCTTGCCGAAGTTGCCGCCGGAAGTCATCGCAAATCCGTCCGCATGCTGCTGCTGAAGTGA
- a CDS encoding DUF302 domain-containing protein: protein MGVLLMTTADAQIKYGWVKEMPQTSYEDAIVRVTELLKEEGFGVLTEIDVKATMKKKIDLEFRKYVILGACNPHLASRALAAEPQIGLMLPCNVVVQERDGGGATVSIIDPKAMFLFIENDSLKPVAAEAEEKLQKVLSKL from the coding sequence ATGGGAGTCCTACTGATGACGACGGCGGATGCGCAAATAAAGTACGGCTGGGTGAAGGAGATGCCGCAGACGAGCTACGAGGACGCGATTGTGCGGGTGACGGAGCTCTTGAAGGAGGAGGGATTCGGCGTGCTGACGGAGATTGACGTCAAGGCGACGATGAAGAAGAAAATTGATTTGGAATTTCGGAAGTACGTGATTCTCGGAGCGTGCAATCCGCATCTTGCCTCGCGGGCGCTGGCGGCGGAGCCGCAAATCGGGCTGATGCTGCCCTGCAATGTTGTGGTGCAGGAGCGCGACGGCGGCGGAGCGACGGTCTCTATCATTGACCCGAAAGCAATGTTTCTGTTTATCGAAAATGATTCGCTGAAACCCGTGGCGGCGGAGGCGGAAGAGAAACTGCAGAAAGTACTGAGCAAACTCTGA
- a CDS encoding superoxide dismutase, protein MAFAAKDFGTKIFELEGISKRTCEEHLKLYNGYVNKTNEVLEKLAAHDGAGANQVYSEIRGLKVDMSFAIAGMQNHEIYFAHLTPGGSALSGDLKKQIEKDFGSYDKYIADLKASGMAARGWVWLVWWEDGKRLLNWIGDAQNSYLGWNLKPIMAMDVYEHAYFIDFGAARPGYIDAFIKNLCWETVAKNYDAARR, encoded by the coding sequence ATGGCTTTTGCAGCAAAAGACTTCGGAACGAAGATCTTCGAATTGGAGGGAATTTCGAAGAGGACATGTGAAGAGCATCTGAAGCTTTACAACGGATATGTGAACAAGACGAATGAGGTGCTGGAGAAGCTGGCGGCTCACGACGGCGCGGGAGCAAACCAGGTCTATTCAGAGATTCGCGGGTTGAAGGTGGATATGAGTTTCGCGATTGCGGGAATGCAGAATCACGAAATCTACTTCGCTCATCTGACACCGGGCGGCTCAGCACTGTCAGGTGATTTGAAGAAGCAGATTGAGAAGGACTTCGGCAGCTACGACAAATACATCGCCGATTTGAAGGCGTCAGGCATGGCGGCGCGCGGCTGGGTGTGGCTGGTGTGGTGGGAAGACGGCAAGCGTCTGCTCAATTGGATTGGTGACGCGCAAAACTCGTATCTGGGCTGGAATCTGAAACCGATTATGGCGATGGACGTGTATGAACACGCGTACTTCATTGACTTCGGCGCCGCGCGACCGGGTTATATTGACGCGTTCATCAAGAATCTCTGCTGGGAGACGGTGGCAAAGAACTATGACGCCGCGCGCAGATAA
- a CDS encoding M1 family metallopeptidase, producing the protein MNRLTPILTLLCLWLASPALAQIDETPPTSPSDFHSREAARWQKVFDSREALRLDETQADYDVVYYELWIDLRNFAGQQITGRTDIHGRSLLEGFNEVVLDFCDTLTVDSVRGAMNEVLSYTRGGQQMIVTLERDYALDEEFLLSIYYRGRPCLGGGISTFDWWNRTVGSYSVPSIATLSEPFGARDWWPCKDAPHDKADSARIHLTVVDSLTATSNGLLESITPVPAGSRQFNWFERYPIATYLICANATNYASFTDWYVGLNGDSMPLEYFVYPEKLAQSQVDFNIMADAIAAMAELFGEYPFIEEKYGHSMFRWGGAMEHQCNTSYGRGLVNGAHSYDYILVHELGHQWWGDMVTLGSWPDIWLNEGFASYTEALWYEHLNGPAAYRNYMNTGLPVSDPSGPVYDPSDLFSGNTVYHKGGWILHTLRGAIRNDSLFFAGMREYRARFEGGSALTTDFIDAMNDVVGYDIEPFIHAYLYEVNRPTYRVSYGTGTVDGVLATAVRLRQIHSTPAEPFVNRVDLRFGGTQTVTQTVVCDRYRQKYLFEMGYTPNSITFDPDTWFLKTVLTEPLQPIFLNGSLAVGQEGSGYADTLVAIGSGTGYTYSLIGGSLPNGIVLGTNGIFSGTPTQSGSFPLDLRVQNSTNQADTTELVLTVTPLLDAPQHLTVAVAAGDSVRLRWHSVVGAGSYEIFAASQGDYSDLTSLATVTDTFFVDVMSTQQKFYFVRANE; encoded by the coding sequence ATGAACCGCCTCACTCCAATTCTGACCCTGCTCTGTCTTTGGCTTGCCTCACCCGCACTTGCTCAGATAGATGAAACTCCGCCAACTTCCCCGTCCGACTTTCACTCCCGCGAAGCGGCCCGCTGGCAAAAAGTGTTTGATTCGCGTGAAGCATTGCGGCTTGATGAAACTCAAGCGGATTATGATGTCGTTTATTACGAGTTGTGGATAGATCTGCGCAATTTCGCCGGACAACAAATAACCGGACGAACCGATATTCACGGCCGCTCGCTCCTGGAGGGATTCAATGAAGTCGTCCTCGACTTCTGTGACACTCTCACAGTAGATTCCGTTCGCGGAGCCATGAACGAAGTCTTGAGCTACACCCGCGGCGGTCAGCAGATGATCGTCACGCTCGAGCGGGATTACGCGCTTGACGAAGAGTTCCTGCTGTCAATCTACTATCGCGGACGTCCCTGTTTAGGCGGCGGAATCTCCACCTTTGACTGGTGGAACCGCACCGTCGGAAGCTACTCCGTGCCGTCCATTGCCACGCTCTCCGAGCCGTTCGGCGCGCGCGATTGGTGGCCCTGCAAGGATGCTCCGCATGACAAAGCGGACAGCGCCAGAATTCACCTCACCGTGGTGGACAGCTTGACCGCGACGTCGAACGGATTGCTGGAAAGCATCACGCCCGTGCCAGCCGGCTCGCGGCAATTCAATTGGTTTGAAAGATATCCGATTGCGACCTATCTTATCTGCGCGAACGCAACCAACTATGCATCGTTCACCGACTGGTATGTCGGCCTGAACGGTGACAGCATGCCGCTCGAATATTTTGTCTATCCGGAGAAGCTCGCGCAGTCGCAGGTTGACTTTAATATCATGGCCGACGCGATTGCCGCGATGGCAGAACTCTTCGGCGAGTATCCGTTCATCGAAGAGAAATACGGTCACTCGATGTTCCGATGGGGCGGAGCAATGGAGCATCAGTGCAACACCTCCTATGGCCGCGGTCTGGTCAACGGTGCACACTCCTACGATTATATTCTTGTGCACGAGCTGGGACATCAGTGGTGGGGAGACATGGTGACGCTCGGAAGCTGGCCGGATATCTGGCTCAACGAAGGTTTCGCCAGTTATACCGAGGCTTTGTGGTACGAACATCTGAACGGCCCGGCAGCCTACAGGAACTACATGAATACAGGATTGCCGGTCAGCGATCCGTCGGGACCGGTGTATGATCCCTCGGATTTATTCAGCGGTAACACGGTGTATCACAAAGGCGGATGGATTCTGCACACGCTGCGCGGAGCGATTCGCAATGACTCGCTGTTTTTCGCCGGCATGCGCGAATACCGCGCGCGCTTTGAGGGCGGATCCGCCTTGACGACGGATTTTATTGACGCGATGAACGATGTCGTCGGTTATGACATTGAGCCGTTTATTCACGCTTATTTATACGAAGTCAACCGTCCGACCTATCGTGTGTCCTATGGAACCGGCACGGTGGACGGTGTGCTGGCGACCGCAGTCAGGCTGCGGCAGATTCACTCGACTCCGGCGGAGCCGTTCGTCAATCGAGTGGATTTACGTTTCGGCGGCACGCAGACGGTGACACAAACAGTTGTGTGCGACCGCTACCGCCAGAAATATTTGTTCGAGATGGGTTATACACCGAATTCGATTACATTCGATCCGGATACGTGGTTTCTGAAAACGGTGCTGACCGAACCGCTGCAGCCGATTTTCCTGAACGGTTCGCTGGCCGTCGGTCAGGAGGGTTCAGGTTATGCGGATACGCTGGTGGCGATCGGAAGTGGAACGGGATATACATACAGTCTAATTGGCGGCAGTTTGCCGAATGGAATTGTGCTGGGGACGAATGGAATTTTCTCCGGAACTCCGACACAATCGGGAAGTTTTCCGCTCGACTTGCGGGTGCAGAACAGCACGAATCAAGCCGACACGACGGAGCTTGTGCTCACGGTGACTCCGCTGCTTGATGCGCCGCAGCATTTGACGGTTGCCGTTGCAGCCGGCGATTCCGTCAGATTGAGGTGGCACAGCGTGGTTGGAGCCGGAAGTTACGAGATATTTGCCGCGTCGCAGGGAGATTATTCGGATTTGACTTCGCTTGCGACGGTGACCGACACGTTCTTTGTGGATGTGATGAGCACGCAACAAAAATTTTATTTTGTGCGCGCGAACGAGTAG
- a CDS encoding winged helix-turn-helix transcriptional regulator, with protein sequence MQNAPEFTTHPPDTSLEDMDMAKLARALGHPHRVAIIRFLLNSPGCIVGDIVEQLPVAPSTVSQHLRKLKEAGWIRGEIDGPKICYCIEPLSVQRFKKIFDLLTEPCC encoded by the coding sequence ATGCAGAACGCACCAGAATTCACGACCCACCCGCCGGACACGAGTCTGGAAGACATGGACATGGCGAAACTTGCTCGCGCACTCGGTCATCCGCATCGTGTGGCGATCATTCGGTTTTTGCTCAATAGTCCCGGCTGTATTGTGGGGGATATTGTTGAGCAATTGCCGGTCGCGCCGTCCACGGTGTCGCAGCATTTGAGGAAGTTGAAAGAAGCAGGCTGGATTCGCGGCGAGATTGACGGGCCGAAAATCTGTTATTGCATCGAGCCGCTTTCGGTGCAGAGGTTCAAGAAGATTTTCGATTTGCTGACGGAGCCGTGCTGTTAG
- the arsM gene encoding arsenite methyltransferase, whose protein sequence is METLNIREVVREKYGQAARGESCCGTSGCCGATNVEDIAAAIGYSDEDLKNVPDGANLGLGCGNPLEFADVKPGETVLDLGSGAGFDAFLASRKVGPLGRVIGVDMTPDMLAKARANAESLKTKNVEFREGIIEDLPLKDSSVDLVISNCVINLSTDKPQVFKEIARVLRPGGRMLVSDLVLNRPLSPALKNNVEAYVGCVAGASLKEEYLKYAHEAGLTDVEIVNEIRYDVGLDSIGEELRNEALEAVASVKVRAYKPKARECGCADGCCQ, encoded by the coding sequence ATGGAAACTTTGAATATTCGCGAGGTGGTGCGCGAAAAATACGGACAGGCGGCACGCGGGGAGAGCTGCTGCGGAACATCGGGGTGCTGCGGCGCAACGAATGTGGAAGATATCGCGGCGGCCATCGGCTACTCGGATGAAGACTTGAAGAATGTTCCGGACGGTGCGAATCTCGGACTTGGCTGCGGGAATCCGCTTGAGTTTGCCGATGTGAAGCCGGGCGAGACGGTGCTCGATTTGGGCAGCGGTGCAGGGTTTGACGCATTCCTGGCTTCACGGAAAGTGGGACCGCTGGGCCGTGTGATTGGAGTGGATATGACTCCGGATATGCTCGCCAAGGCGCGCGCGAATGCGGAATCCCTTAAGACGAAGAACGTCGAGTTTCGCGAAGGCATCATTGAAGACTTGCCGCTCAAAGACAGTTCGGTTGACTTGGTGATTTCCAATTGCGTCATCAATCTTTCGACGGACAAACCGCAAGTGTTCAAGGAGATTGCGCGAGTGCTGCGGCCGGGTGGACGAATGCTTGTGTCGGACCTTGTGCTGAATCGTCCGCTGTCACCGGCTTTGAAGAACAACGTGGAGGCCTATGTCGGCTGTGTGGCGGGAGCCTCGCTGAAGGAAGAGTATTTGAAGTACGCTCACGAAGCCGGGTTGACGGATGTCGAGATCGTGAACGAGATTCGTTATGATGTCGGATTGGATTCAATCGGCGAGGAGTTGCGCAACGAAGCATTGGAGGCAGTGGCATCGGTGAAGGTGAGAGCCTACAAGCCGAAGGCCCGCGAATGCGGCTGCGCGGACGGGTGTTGTCAGTAA
- a CDS encoding T9SS type A sorting domain-containing protein gives MKHGLMILTLCAMLSSAAYAMSFSDISSPDFQGSSYSVVAWGDVNADGFADLFMGTVAHGESRLFLSNGSDWTNASDEYEVNTISHVRNARFVDFNQDGRLDLFCLTDNEESAELYRQTENHRFQRVDLNLEDVLNIRSATWCDADNDGALDLLLSNRSELADESVLLVPSTDEFVEARGATGPFTETLVSQVSPIDYDQDGDMDYFMSKIDGSTSLWVYEGGMYRDYGQAMNFPTKLAQTGITWADFNRDGNLDFFACGSVDNNCLFYQFDSDEQPCSFENMTDTYGLRESTKGATSAHAVDADGDGRMDIFLVRPEGNVLLMNRTSYWQPLERATGLLLPDMNTQSCAWGDYDNDGDLDVAMACERNGIRMFRNDTENTNEFVGLKLCGPDNCMTPVLNCLISVEFPYGKQWAATSMYAGTVGNDLNVKTIYNPSWYHSEEWTVNILWPNGMVSTLTQMDIPLNGYMELHMPQAPNPGNDDFTQTPVIAPEVVNYPNPFNPATNIEFTLSAAANINLSIYNLLGQQVATLASGAFEAGLHSLTFDASALPSGLYLARLDTPNGSVVHRMLLTK, from the coding sequence ATGAAACACGGATTGATGATCCTGACCCTATGCGCAATGCTCAGCAGCGCGGCCTACGCGATGTCCTTCAGTGACATCTCCAGCCCCGATTTTCAGGGAAGCAGCTACTCAGTCGTAGCGTGGGGTGACGTGAACGCCGACGGATTCGCCGACCTCTTCATGGGCACCGTCGCGCACGGCGAAAGCCGACTCTTCCTGAGTAATGGCTCCGATTGGACGAATGCGAGCGATGAATACGAAGTCAACACAATCAGCCATGTTCGCAACGCGCGCTTCGTCGACTTCAATCAGGACGGCCGTCTCGACCTGTTCTGCTTGACCGATAATGAAGAAAGCGCCGAACTTTATCGCCAAACCGAAAACCACCGCTTCCAGCGCGTTGACCTGAACCTCGAAGATGTCCTCAACATTCGCTCCGCCACGTGGTGCGATGCCGACAACGACGGCGCTCTCGACCTGCTCTTAAGCAATCGCTCCGAACTCGCGGATGAAAGCGTTCTGCTCGTCCCCTCAACGGATGAATTCGTCGAGGCTCGCGGCGCAACCGGGCCATTCACCGAAACGCTCGTCAGTCAGGTCAGCCCCATTGACTACGACCAGGATGGCGACATGGACTACTTCATGAGCAAGATTGACGGCTCGACCAGCCTCTGGGTTTACGAAGGCGGGATGTACCGCGACTACGGTCAAGCAATGAATTTCCCGACCAAGCTCGCGCAAACCGGAATCACGTGGGCGGACTTTAACCGCGACGGCAATCTTGACTTCTTTGCCTGCGGTTCCGTTGACAACAACTGTCTCTTCTATCAATTCGACAGCGACGAACAGCCGTGCAGCTTTGAAAACATGACCGATACCTACGGTCTGCGCGAATCCACCAAGGGCGCCACCAGCGCGCACGCCGTGGATGCCGACGGCGACGGCCGTATGGACATCTTCCTTGTGCGCCCCGAAGGAAACGTCCTCCTGATGAATCGCACCTCCTACTGGCAGCCGCTCGAACGCGCCACCGGTTTGCTGCTGCCCGATATGAATACGCAGTCCTGCGCGTGGGGAGACTATGACAATGACGGGGACCTCGATGTGGCCATGGCCTGCGAGCGCAACGGCATTCGTATGTTCCGCAATGACACCGAAAATACCAACGAATTCGTCGGACTGAAACTCTGCGGCCCGGACAACTGTATGACTCCGGTGCTGAACTGTCTCATCTCCGTCGAGTTCCCCTACGGCAAGCAGTGGGCGGCGACGTCCATGTATGCCGGAACCGTCGGCAATGACCTCAATGTCAAGACGATTTATAATCCGTCCTGGTATCACTCCGAAGAGTGGACCGTCAATATCCTCTGGCCGAACGGTATGGTCAGCACGCTGACTCAGATGGATATTCCGTTGAACGGATACATGGAGCTGCATATGCCGCAGGCCCCGAACCCCGGCAATGATGACTTCACTCAAACTCCGGTCATTGCACCGGAAGTTGTGAACTATCCGAACCCGTTCAACCCGGCAACGAATATCGAGTTCACGCTCTCCGCAGCGGCGAACATCAACTTGTCAATCTACAACCTGCTTGGTCAGCAGGTAGCAACTCTGGCCAGCGGTGCGTTCGAAGCAGGTCTGCACTCCCTGACGTTCGATGCGTCCGCTTTGCCCTCCGGTCTCTACTTGGCGCGCTTGGACACGCCCAACGGATCGGTCGTGCACAGAATGCTCCTCACTAAGTAG
- a CDS encoding class I SAM-dependent methyltransferase — protein MADHAIDYDPIKASLGRVVARQPILRRLFYTMLGALFLRNWYIRRELARVRNRKQKWDIFDAGSGFGQFSYKMAKTFPNANVYSIDVKPEQIEDCTWFSKAVGQNNVKFELGDLTIYRKPDSYDLILNTDVLEHILEDEKVWANFFASLRKDGYLVVTTPSSSEGEREYAEGDISVIGEHVREGYTKQEFIDKATRAGFQIERLDYTYGPFWGPLAWKILQRIPMQMLSVSKLFFIIVVPWIAILYPVAAFAMWMDMNSDNKKGGGWIFVGKKP, from the coding sequence TTGGCTGATCACGCAATAGATTACGATCCGATTAAGGCCTCGCTCGGTCGAGTTGTCGCACGGCAACCAATTCTGCGCCGCCTGTTCTATACCATGCTCGGCGCGCTGTTCCTGCGCAACTGGTACATTCGCCGCGAACTTGCGCGCGTCCGCAATCGCAAACAGAAGTGGGACATCTTCGATGCCGGTTCCGGTTTCGGTCAATTTTCCTACAAGATGGCCAAGACCTTCCCCAATGCGAATGTCTATTCAATCGACGTGAAGCCCGAGCAGATTGAAGACTGCACGTGGTTTTCCAAAGCTGTGGGTCAGAACAACGTCAAGTTTGAACTTGGCGACCTGACCATCTATCGCAAGCCCGACAGCTACGATTTGATTCTGAACACCGACGTTCTCGAGCACATCCTCGAGGATGAAAAAGTCTGGGCGAACTTCTTCGCCTCGCTCCGCAAAGACGGCTACTTGGTTGTCACGACTCCGTCCTCAAGCGAAGGCGAACGCGAATACGCCGAAGGCGACATCTCCGTCATCGGCGAGCACGTCCGCGAAGGCTACACCAAGCAGGAGTTCATCGACAAAGCCACCCGCGCCGGTTTCCAAATCGAGAGACTCGATTACACCTACGGCCCGTTCTGGGGTCCGCTCGCCTGGAAAATTCTCCAACGCATTCCGATGCAGATGCTCTCCGTCTCCAAACTCTTCTTCATCATCGTCGTCCCGTGGATTGCCATTCTCTATCCCGTCGCGGCCTTTGCCATGTGGATGGACATGAACTCCGACAACAAGAAGGGCGGCGGCTGGATTTTCGTCGGCAAAAAGCCGTAA
- a CDS encoding glycosyltransferase, with translation MKIVLVGPAFPYRGGIAETTNSLYSVLTKRGHDVVIVGFKKQFPKLLFPGKTQFDTSRTDNIPSTRLLVPWNPLSWYRTAKFINKQNADLVCYKWWMPFFGACYWGVSKLLDMQSRARVAFVCHNVIPHETRIGDKTLSKMALGQSKFFLTFSRNEAHELEHLFPKIEKKHIRHTALPLFDRYDEFKQGQAAARAKLKIDAKKLLLFMGLIRQYKGLDILLRAMPEIIKQDSDIKLVIAGEFYEEQAKYDKLIDELGIRNHVIVRPGYVPADEIGVYLAAADVNVLPYRSATQSAILVLAYAHGCPVITTNVGGLAEVVEAGKTGFVVEPEDSSAIASAVHNFYSTGGRTVFEPHVRTTAEKFSWDRPCEILEEFAQSN, from the coding sequence GTGAAAATCGTCTTAGTCGGCCCCGCGTTCCCCTATCGAGGCGGCATTGCCGAAACCACCAACTCGCTTTACTCAGTGTTGACAAAGCGCGGTCACGACGTCGTCATTGTCGGCTTCAAAAAGCAATTTCCCAAACTGCTGTTCCCCGGCAAAACACAATTCGACACCTCGCGCACGGACAACATCCCCTCAACTCGTTTGCTCGTCCCCTGGAATCCTCTCTCCTGGTATCGCACAGCAAAGTTCATCAACAAGCAAAACGCAGACTTAGTCTGCTACAAATGGTGGATGCCGTTCTTTGGTGCGTGCTATTGGGGTGTGTCGAAACTGCTGGATATGCAGAGCCGCGCGCGCGTCGCCTTCGTCTGTCACAACGTGATTCCGCACGAGACACGCATCGGTGACAAGACGCTCTCGAAAATGGCGCTCGGTCAATCAAAGTTCTTCTTGACCTTCAGCCGCAACGAAGCGCACGAGCTTGAGCATCTGTTTCCAAAGATTGAAAAAAAGCACATTCGCCACACCGCACTGCCGCTGTTCGACCGCTACGATGAGTTCAAACAAGGCCAAGCCGCCGCACGCGCAAAGCTCAAAATAGACGCGAAGAAGCTGCTCTTGTTCATGGGACTGATTCGCCAGTACAAAGGCTTGGACATTCTCCTCCGCGCGATGCCCGAAATCATCAAGCAGGACAGCGACATCAAGCTGGTCATCGCCGGCGAATTCTACGAAGAGCAAGCCAAATACGACAAGCTGATTGACGAACTCGGCATCCGCAATCACGTCATCGTCAGACCGGGTTACGTTCCCGCCGATGAAATCGGAGTCTATCTCGCTGCCGCTGATGTAAACGTGCTCCCCTATCGCAGCGCCACGCAATCCGCAATTCTCGTCTTGGCCTATGCGCACGGCTGCCCGGTTATCACCACCAATGTCGGCGGACTGGCCGAAGTGGTTGAAGCCGGCAAAACAGGCTTTGTCGTCGAACCGGAAGATTCATCCGCCATCGCATCCGCCGTTCACAACTTCTACTCAACCGGCGGCCGCACAGTTTTCGAACCCCATGTCCGCACAACCGCCGAAAAATTCTCCTGGGATAGACCCTGCGAAATCCTCGAAGAGTTTGCGCAATCAAATTAA